One window of Alosa sapidissima isolate fAloSap1 chromosome 21, fAloSap1.pri, whole genome shotgun sequence genomic DNA carries:
- the si:ch211-57n23.4 gene encoding immunoglobulin superfamily DCC subclass member 3, with protein sequence MKPRILIVFLLSICSYLCNASELAFLLEPNDVIAVREKPLMLNCQVEGEGPITVTWRKNGVPVPTGPGARALLMPNGTLLIPSFQKRRDGDATDAGDYHCAAQNHFGMLVSRKAHVKLASLPKFHTHPESMSVNEGGVARFQCQVNGIPEANITWERDRVSVNTKDSRYTLLPMGILQITGVRRSDAGLFRCVATNSANTRYSHEAQFNVTGGPPRVYKEPVILSGPQNLTINVHETAILECIATGNPRPIVSWSRLDGRSIGVEGIQVLGTGNLMISDVTLQHSGVYVCAANRPGTRMRRTALGRLVVQAPPEFLQWPQSVSKPLGGSAVFSCVAQGVPEPHLIWLKNGKILTPGDNVKLTNNNSTLALTRITSEDEAIYQCIAENSAGTNQASARLAISLAKELPDAPAGLKATALSSASLQVSWTQPPAEVTDGIIGYVLHIRKICEPDSKELQEAISKTTFQHDLTDLDPATTYSIYLKAYSALGASSASSTVVATTLGGVPNTPTFFTKVLNSTAVQVLWELPSKTGKAEGFRLSYRRVPHGEFQGPLQMPCHANAHTITHLERGAVYEVKLAAYNGNGESDCSKRLVSLAEDGTSAKTSSEGETQCNCRQGMEGSMGGIVVGIHIGMACIIFCVLFLMFGYRRRKGTQDSWSVPRGGDGGHHTQNNGVPKPGVTQPAEAIELVPQGRDPTSQGGAPATRPGQCHVLIEQHPSNLPGAGTGTG encoded by the exons ATGAAGCCTCGGATTCTAATAGTCTTTCTACTGTCCATCTGTTCCT ATCTGTGCAATGCTTCAGAGTTGGCCTTCCTATTAGAACCCAATGATGTCATCGCCGTGCGTGAAAAACCCCTGATGCTGAACTGCCAAGTCGAGGGCGAGGGCCCCATCACTGTGACGTGGCGCAAGAACGGCGTTCCGGTGCCCACGGGTCCTGGCGCCCGAGCCCTGCTCATGCCCAACGGAACCCTTCTCATCCCAAGCTTCCAGAAGAGGCGAGACGGGGACGCCACTGATGCTGGGGACTACCACTGTGCTGCCCAGAACCACTTCGGCATGCTGGTCAGCCGCAAGGCCCACGTGAAGCTGGCAT CCCTGCCGAAGTTCCACACTCACCCGGAGTCCATGTCCGTGAACGAAGGTGGAGTGGCTCGCTTTCAGTGCCAAGTCAACGGGATCCCCGAGGCTAACATCACCTGGGAGAGAGACCGCGTGTCCGTCAACACCAAGGACAGCAG GTACACTCTGCTGCCCATGGGCATCCTGCAGATTACAGGAGTGCGACGTTCCGATGCCGGCCTCTTCCGCTGTGTGGCCACCAACAGCGCCAACACGCGCTATAGCCACGAGGCCCAGTTCAACGTCACAG gtGGTCCTCCCCGTGTGTACAAAGAGCCAGTGATTCTGTCAGGTCCTCAGAATCTTACCATCAACGTCCACGAGACAGCCATCTTGGAATGCATTGCCACTGGCAACCCTCGGCCCATCGTGTCCTGGAGCAGGCTGG aTGGTCGCTCTATTGGTGTGGAGGGCATCCAGGTGCTGGGTACGGGGAACCTGATGATCTCCGACGTTACTCTCCAACACTctggtgtgtacgtgtgcgctGCTAACCGCCCCGGTACCAGGATGAGGCGTACGGCGTTGGGCCGACTGGTGGTGCAAG CTCCTCCTGAGTTTCTGCAGTGGCCGCAGTCTGTGTCTAAACCACTAGGTGGCAGCGCTGTGTTCTCCTGTGTGGCCCAGGGTGTCCCTGAGCCTCACCTTATTTGGCTGAAGAATGGCAAGATTCTGACTCCTGGTGACAATGTCAAactcaccaacaacaacag CACCCTTGCCTTGACTCGCATCACCTCTGAGGATGAGGCGATCTACCAGTGCATTGCCGAGAACAGCGCCGGCACCAACCAGGCGAGCGCACGGCTGGCGATCTCTCTGGCCAAGGAGCTGCCCGACGCCCCGGCCGGCCTCAAGGCCACTGCGCTCTCCAGCGCCTCGCTGCAGGTGTCCTGGACGCAGCCGCCCGCTGAGGTCACAGATGGAATCATCGGATATGTGCTGCACATCCGTAAGATCTGtg AGCCAGACAGCAAGGAGCTCCAGGAGGCTATCAGCAAGACCACCTTCCAGCATGACCTGACAGACCTGGACCCTGCCACCACCTACTCCATCTACCTGAAGGCCTACTCTGCTCTGGGGGCCAGCTCAGCGTCCAGCACTGTGGTGGCTACAACACTAGGGGGAG TGCCCAATACGCCAACCTTCTTCACGAAGGTGCTGAACTCCACTGCGGTGCAGGTGCTGTGGGAGCTGCCCAGTAAGACTGGCAAGGCCGAGGGCTTCCGACTGTCCTACCGCAGGGTCCCCCATGGAGAGTTTCAGGGGCCTCTGCAGATGCCTTGCCACGCCAATGCCCACACCATCACCCATCTAG AGCGAGGTGCTGTGTACGAGGTGAAGCTGGCGGCCTACAACGGCAACGGGGAGAGCGACTGTTCCAAGAGGCTGGTGTCTCTGGCAGAGGATGGGACCAGTGCCAAGACTAGCAGTG AAGGAGAGACCCAGTGCAACTGCAGACAGGGCATGGAAGGCTCCATGGGTGGCATTGTGGTGGGCATTCACATTGGCATGGCCTGCATCATCTTCTGTGTGCTCTTCCTCATGTTTGGATACCGGCGCAG GAAGGGGACCCAGGACAGTTGGTCAGTGCCACGGGGGGGCGATGGTGGACACCACACTCAGAATAACGGGGTACCCAAACCAGGGGTGACCCAACCGGCTGAAGCCATTGAGTTAGTGCCTCAG GGTCGTGACCCCACGAGCCAAGGAGGTGCTCCAGCAACTCGCCCAGGGCAGTGTCACGTTCTCATCGAGCAGCACCCATCTAACCTGCCTGGCGCAGGCACGGGCACTGGCTAG
- the LOC121695856 gene encoding torsin-1B-like: MALSSKLFGQHLASPIILKTVTRHMENPNSETPLVLSLHGLTGTGKSFVSRLIAESIYHNGMRSKFVHLFITTEHFPHKAHLETYKDQLKQWVKGNVSECPSSMFIFDEMDKMQTDLIDSIKPYLDYHGTIDGVSYGQAIFIFLSNSGGMEIAKKALDFWKTGRKREEINLMDLEKDLTLSVFNNEKNGLWRSSLISEKLVDFYVPFLPLEHKHLVQCGLAEMAARGMKPDQDVAEKMAKEYSFFPDEERIFSNQGCKMVSKRLDFYL; this comes from the exons ATGGCTTTAAGCAGCAAACTATTTGGCCAGCATTTGGCATCTCCCATAATCCTGAAAACGGTGACTAGACACATGGAAAACCCAAACTCCGAGACACCTCTGGTCCTCTCTCTGCACGGCTTAACAGGCACTGGGAAGAGTTTTGTGAGCCGCTTGATCGCTGAGAGCATCTACCACAATGGAATGCGGAGTAAATTTGTACACCTGTTCATAACCACAGAACATTTTCCCCACAAGGCACATCTGGAAACTTACAAA GATCAGCTAAAGCAGTGGGTGAAGGGGAACGTTTCAGAGTGTCCAAGCTCCATGTTCATTTTTGATGAGATGGACAAAATGCAAACAGACCTGATCGACAGCATCAAGCCATACCTGGACTACCACGGGACTATTGATGGGGTTTCATATGGTCAAGCCATCTTCATTTTCCTCAG CAATTCAGGGGGGATGGAGATTGCCAAAAAGGCCCTGGACTTCTGGAAGACAGGTCGGAAAAGAGAGGAGATTAACCTGATGGATTTGGAGAAAGATCTTACTCTCTCAGTCTTCAACAACGAAAAGA ATGGTCTGTGGCGGTCTAGTTTGATTAGTGAGAAACTGGTGGACTTCTATGTGCCTTTCCTGCCTTTGGAGCACAAGCACCTGGTTCAGTGTGGTCTTGCTGAGATGGCCGCCAGAGGCATGAAGCCAGACCAGGATGTGGCGGAGAAAATGGCCAAAGAATATTCCTTCTTCCCAGACGAAGAGCGCATCTTTTCTAATCAGGGCTGCAAGATGGTCTCCAAGCGATTGGATTTTTACTTGTAA